The nucleotide window aagatatgctGTGTTAAGCTTATTCTGGTGATGCTCtgaatttaaaatcaaaatgaacagaaacataTGAAAGATATATGGGAACATTACAGGAAATCTTACCACTTTCAGCCAGTTTATCAATCAGTTCATTTAATGTTGCCTCCAGTTTGGACACGGCTCTCCTGATCATGCCTACGCATGTGTCAGTGGGAACACTGGTCTCAGACCAGTCTTTGACAGAGGGAGGAGTGCTAAGGGCTGGGAAGTTCTACAAAGAGATGGAGCAGAAAAAATGACTCAGAAACAAGTCGTATTTATCTACTTTATACAAGACTGTGAGATTATTTCCACGGCGTTGAGTCTACAGTGTATTTTAAAATAGGTGCTTTTGGACTGCATTACACATCAGTACAGGAAGAGGGCACTGTTGTTTCAGCAAAAATAATGTAATGGGTTTCCAACATTTGACAACAACACTAAAAAACCTCTTGTATTTACCTTTAAAGTGACCCCCGACCTTTCACATTAAAGGAAGGTTCTCTCACCTTTAAGAAGTGAATGTGGTCGGTCCGAGCCACGTTCTCCAggtctgttttcctcctcttcagctcagcGATTTCCTGTTCCAGTTCAGTGATGAAGCCTTCGGCCCACCTCTCCGtctgcctctgcttctcctctatGGTCAGAACCAGCTCGGCCTGGGTCCTCTGGATGGAGCGAATCAGGTCTGAGAAGACCTGCATGCTTTCCTCAATCTCCCTCTGAGCACTCGCCTGAGAATACAGGCAAAATACTCAAATCTATGTCGAGCAATAATCTTTGTTTAAATGCCTTTGATGATGGTGCTCGGTGACAGCAGTCTATATTTAATCTCAGGGGGACTCACTTTGTTCAGTTCCACACATTgcctcatctcctccaccttcttcaCTCTGTCCTGGATCATCTGCTGGACGTCTATTTCTGTCCTCTTCAGCTGCGCCTGCACAACATGATTTAACACAAGCAAGGCTGACGACATGCTAACACGTGATAACTTGGTCCTTACTTTTACAGTTGTAATTGTTTTCCTTTAAAAGTTAGTTAGTGAAGTACATGACAAGAGGTTCTGGTTTAAAAAGAGGATTTACTGGTGATCTAGCAGCTAGCTTAGCCTCTTTGGTTGCACACACAAAACTAGGTGACTCGTGAACGTAGCACACTGTGGCTAACGTTAACAAGCCAGGTAAGACCACGCTACATGTCAATAAGATGACTTTGCAACAACAAGGAGCTGCATTTCTCCTCATTTGATAGCGGCTTTTGGCCAACCGCCTCTCGCCACTAAGCTAACACATCCTTTAGCTTAGTTTCCAATGAACACTGGGAGTTACTGGAGTAATTTAAAGCCTGAATTCAAATTGTAATCCCTTATACTAATGCAGCTAGATTACTGCCAAACACTGAAGACGGCAGTATATAATCTCATCCCTGACTATTTGCTTTGCTGGTTTATTCCCCAGCAGAATGTGTATCTGTTATCAGGGTCAAATATGCGTTTGTGCATCTAAGttactttcatttttgctttaCCCTCTTATGTAAACCTAAAAACCTGTTTTACTCCCTTATGTGACACACTTTGAATACCTTAGACTGAGTGGAAGCTCCTTTGGGATTGTTTGGCCCTTTGAGAGCTCAAGCGAAAGCCTTTACCTAACTTCGTTAGGTAAAGGTCCATCTCACCTTTTTCTCTGTCCATTCCCTCTCCACAGGGACGGTGTAGTGCGCCCGGTGGTCCGTCTCAGTGcagagcacgcacacacaggtctgATCCTTCTTGCAGAACAGCTCCAGGAGCCTCTCGTGCTTCGGGCACATCCTGTCCTCCATGTTGGCCACAGGCTCCATCAGCTTGTGCTTGGTGAACCTGGCCGAGTGAGATTTCAGGTGCTCCTCGCAGTAGGAGGTCAGACACACCAGGCAGGATTTGACCGCTCTTGGCCTGCCTTCCCCCAGGCAGACATCACAGAGGACCTCCTCCCAGCATGGAGGTggaagtggaggaggtgaggatggaggagctggagatgaTGGTATTTGAGGTGAGGGCGGGGGCGATGTTTGGGGCAGCGGAGGCGGGGGCGGCCCCTGAGCTGTGGCTTGGGGTGACGGCGGAGGAGAGGTTTTGGGTGCTGACACAGGAGGGATCAGCGGTGGTAGCTCCTCCTGTAGTGGGCTTTTCTCCCCtgctttctccttcttcctcctgtcctcttgcttctgcttcagctcctccagaagCTGCTGCCTCTGATCTTCCTCCAAAagcctctcctcatcctcctttttccttctttccattGTCCACTTCTTTTCCggcctgtcctcctcttcctccttacTCACCTTTCCTTCCACACTTCTAACCCTGATCTCCTTGAACTGCTCTGCAATTTCCCTCAGGACCGTGTTGATGCTGATGTCCGGCCTCTTGTAGAAAGACTTCTTGCACATAGGACACTGGTACAGAGGGCTGGTTTTCCAGTATCCCAGGATGCAGCTCTGGCAGAAGTTGTGTCCGCAGGGGATGGACACCGGGTTGGTGAAGACGTCGAGACAGATGGAGCAGTGCACCTGCTCTTCGGAAAGGTTCCCAGTGGTGGCCATTCCTACACGGCGGAGAGGCAGGGTCATTTTCAGCGCAAGAAACCAGGCTCTGAACGGGTCATCAAACCTGCTGTGATATTGAGGTCGCTGGGGTTAGATGGCGGGACTTGATTTGGGGTCATTTTCATGCAGATCTACTAAGTAGAGCATGACATGAGACTCATTTATCACTGCAAAGATTTCTGTCAATTGAAGATTTTGCACCGTCAGATTAAGTCACatttagtctttttctgtcctgtaATAAATGAGCCCCTGTAAGTGCAGTGATGTCAGactgtgcatttatttctgtttctgattcTTCAGCCTGACCAATACTGGATTTTTGAGGCCGTATCTGATAATATATCGACACACAATATAAGCAAATGCTTTTGATAAGGATCCTTTTAATTTTCTTGTTTAATTAGCTTGTACACTGGCAGAGCGTCTGAAGCTGTAGGTAAACCAGTCTGTCTTCTCACACTCTGCTTGAGGCCTTGGTATTCGTGGACCAGATTAACATCTTCCAAAAATATTGGTCCAGTCGTGCTTCCCTTCTCTAAACAATAATCCGGGCTATTTTGACGCTGAAACATCTGATGCCTCAGAAAATACAAACTTGTAGCTCTGATTAAAGTCTTTTCTTGGATTTTATTTGTATCCGTACtgagcaggctgcagcagaaaaaagccCTCAGCTCAGGTCACAGCTCTTTAGCAGCCAAACAGTAATGAAACAAACGAAagatacaaacaacagacactcTCTGAAGAGACCTGCTGGTGCACAGAAAAGCAGATGTGACagaatagaaaagaaaaggcaggagAGGACGAGGAGCCACAGAAAAAGCAGAGATATGGGGACACTCACCAGACAGCAGCTGCCTCAAGGCTCACGCTGTACACTGACACATGAGACAGGCTGTAACCAccgccacctccacctccccccactaatagacacacacacacacacacacacacacacacacacacacacacacacacacacacacacacacacacacacacacacacctcagaccCAAAATAcaaccccctccctccacccccccccctcTTTTTACCCCAGATACAAATTTATACCCCAGGCCATGGCCCTCAGAGCTCCAGGAGGCTTTAACCCTTACAGCAGCTTTGCCACACGACATGAAATTCCAGTTTGTTAAAGCTCATTTTATTAGTTTCTTGATATCTATTGGCTAAAATTGTGGTTTTAAAGTCACAAGCTGTGATTTGTGTCATTTgaaatgtcaataaaaacaCGAGCTTCACTCATTTGGCATTGAGAGCTACTTTGATATACTGCAAGGTGTTCCTGctattttgtccacctcctgcaggtggagcaaAAGATTCTGAATTCAGGCTGCCAAAGGCAACACCTGATGGTGTGTCTGATCTATTTATGTTCTCTGAACTACATATTAAACTGGCTGATTGATTGAGTTGGCATTTGCAGTGATATGCACCAGAGCACACCTataaggaaagagaggaaaaacactggatacaaacaaaacaattagctgaaagaagctaaaacGCTCCACGAGGCTGAATGCACGCAATCACTTGATCCGTCGTTGATCACTCTCACTATATGGAATGAAAAGTACGTTAAAGAGTGTCTTTTAATTGATCTTTAATGAACAAGTTCAGAAAGAAAGtacaaaagcaaacatttgatataaaaaaagaacatcGGTCCATGAACAATCCTGGATCCAGGTAAAGTTTTTGGACGTTGGACACAATGTCTTCCAGTGTGTACAGAAATCTCTCTTTTGGTCCCCCAGGCAGGCCTCCAGATACTAAATGTACATCTTCTTAAGTTCACTGCTTTAATCTGTAAAATCTCCAAAGCCTCATAGTTAAAGCTGAAGGTGGGATGAGTCACTCTGTCGGACGCCACCTGTTCCTGATTGGCCGAAAGAGTGTCAGGTGGCCACTTTGTCGTTTCCCATTCACAGAGCTGTGCTCAGCGTGCACTTCAGATTCAGAGAATGTTAATCttcctccagaatgactcaccacACCTTTAAACAAGGACTTAGACAGTCAGGACAGTGGCAGAAGAACAGCAAAACTCACATTCAACAACGTCAACATGTGCAGCTGAAGCAGGCCTTCAACAAGAAAGACCCACAGCTCGAGTCTGGCCCTTAGAATAA belongs to Chaetodon trifascialis isolate fChaTrf1 chromosome 23, fChaTrf1.hap1, whole genome shotgun sequence and includes:
- the LOC139351360 gene encoding E3 ubiquitin-protein ligase TRIM39-like; its protein translation is MTLPLRRVGMATTGNLSEEQVHCSICLDVFTNPVSIPCGHNFCQSCILGYWKTSPLYQCPMCKKSFYKRPDISINTVLREIAEQFKEIRVRSVEGKVSKEEEEDRPEKKWTMERRKKEDEERLLEEDQRQQLLEELKQKQEDRRKKEKAGEKSPLQEELPPLIPPVSAPKTSPPPSPQATAQGPPPPPLPQTSPPPSPQIPSSPAPPSSPPPLPPPCWEEVLCDVCLGEGRPRAVKSCLVCLTSYCEEHLKSHSARFTKHKLMEPVANMEDRMCPKHERLLELFCKKDQTCVCVLCTETDHRAHYTVPVEREWTEKKAQLKRTEIDVQQMIQDRVKKVEEMRQCVELNKASAQREIEESMQVFSDLIRSIQRTQAELVLTIEEKQRQTERWAEGFITELEQEIAELKRRKTDLENVARTDHIHFLKNFPALSTPPSVKDWSETSVPTDTCVGMIRRAVSKLEATLNELIDKLAESEIKKILKYGVDVTLDPDSANPWLQLSQDRHQVRHLGAWQDLPDHPDRFDTVVIVLGREGFTSGRHYWEVQVGDKDDWYLGIARSSVNRKGRISVSTTQGYWALAMKKGQEYRVSTSPPTLLALDPRPKRVGVYVDYEEGQVSFYDVKAHTHIYTFKDMFKEKILPFFYLYCCDKASDTMVICPVNEKSLIKQS